In Labrys monachus, the genomic stretch AAAAACGAGACGGTCAGGATTGAAATAAATGTGAGAAAAAGATGAGCCGGCTCTCCGGATTTGTGATCGATAACGTGTTTTAGGACGGAATATGCTCCATTCCTGCCTTTATTCGGAGGCGCCCGCCAAAGTCGGAGAAGGGCAAGGAGCTGTCGCAGCCCGCAGGCTCCCGATCTGGCGGCTATTTGCGGAACCAGCGGTATTCCCGCGTGCTCGCCATGCGCGCCTCAGCCGGGCAGCCGACGGCCTTCCGCCCTGTGACGATGGGTGGAAGCAAAACAGCCCGGATTGCTCCGGGCTGTTTCTGATGGATGCTTGGAGGTCACCATCATGGGATCCGGCCTCGCGAACCGGATATTTCCCCGCCCAGATTGTTGCCTGGCCGGAAAAATTCAGTTTAGTTCCACAAGTATATTAAATTGAGTGTCGTTACGCCTCGTTATGAAGATAAGCTACAGGTGAAAAAACCGTCAAGTCAATGTGAAAACATTCTCCAGCGGCAGGATGAATAAAACTTAATATAAATACTTTCTCATCGTAAATAGCGGGCCGTGCCGGTCCGACGGGGCGCCGCGTCCCCGATGAATGACAAGGCGACCCCGCTGGACGCGGAGCCGCCAATGCTGCGCAGGTCAGGCGGCGGGCCGGATGCCGCGACATCCGGCGTCGGACGCCTCGTCCTGCAAGGGGCTTCGTTCCAGCCGCCGATGCCCCTGTCGGCGACCGTCGTCTTCGTCGGGGCTCAGAAGGTGCGCTTGAGCCGCACGCCGGCCACCAGGGCGTTGGTCTTCTGCTTCGCCAGTTCCTCTCCATCGGCCAGCATCACCTGCGCGAGCCCCTTGGCATTGGTGCCGACATAGGACACTTCGGCGCCGATCGACATGTTCTTGACGATTTCATATTCGAGCTGGCCGCCCGCGACATAGGAGGTGAAATCGCCGTCGTCGAGCGCGCCGGACGGGGCGTTGTACCGACCGTAGCTGCCGAAGATCATGGCCTTCAGCTGGGGCGTCAGGTTGACACCCGCTTCGCCCGTGAGCGCCCAGCTGGTGGTGGTCTTGGTGCCGCCGCCGGCCACGATGTCGGCGTCGTAGGCATTCGGCGCGCCGGCGGGCGAGAACTGGTTGTTCCTCACGCCGGTGAAGGCGCTCGCGCCATTGCCGTAATCGCCTTCGAGGGCGACATAGGCGCCCGTCATCACGGGCAGGTTGACCGACAGGCCGGCGCCGAATGCGTAGCCATATTTGGTCTCGCCGGAGCTGAGCCCGAGCGCATCCGCCTCGTGGATGGCGCCCATCACCTGGGCCTTGCCCCAAGCGCTGTCATACAGGACGTTGGCGACGAAGTTCGGCATCTTCGTTCCGCCGTTCACCAGCGCGCCGTCCGCGCCGCCGAAGCCGCCGCGGCCGGAGCCGGGATCTTCCATCGAAACCGTCGCGCTCAGGCCGCCGCCGAACTGGGCCGTATAGGCCAGCAAATTCTGCGTGAAGATGCCCGATCCGAAGTAGGGGGCGAAATAAGTGTCGCCGAAATAATTATCGTAGAAGGAATAGAAGGATTCGGCATAGCCGGCGGTCAGGCCGCCGAACTGGATATAGGCCTTGTCCACGTAGAAGGTGCTGCTGGCGGTGGAATTGAATCCGGTCTGCCATTGCTGGCTCCCGGTCGTGCCCGTCAGCACGTCGATCAGGATGAACGAGCGCAGCAAGCCGTAATCCGTGTCGGTGCGGGCATCGAAGCCGAGCTGGAACCTGCCCTGGAAGGCCGTCTGGTTGGTGGCCCGGTTCGACTGTCCGGCCTGGCGGTTGGAATTGGTCGCCGTGTTGAAGCCGTAGTCGGCGCGGATGTTGCCGCTGATCTTCAGGCATGTATCAGTACCCGGAATATAGAAGAATTCCGGCCCGAACTGGGAGCAGACCTTCACATATTCAGCCGGCGCCGCCTTTTCCATCGGCAGATCGGCCGCGTGTGCGGCACAGGCGGTAGCGAGGCTTGCGGCTGCGCCGAGAAGTACTGCTTTTGATCTCATCTTATTGTCTCCGGGACGTAGATTGTTGTGGGCGCCGCCTGGTGCTCTGGCCGGTCTCGTCGGAGAACGGGACACCACGCGTCCGCATGCGGGGCACGATCACTCTGGATCGATGCGCGGAGACTGCTTCAAGTCTTTGATGTCGGCAATGTATATGGCGCGTAAAATCGCACGCAAAAATACAATTGCGGGGTCCGTGTTACATAAAAGACACTATTGTGCGTGTATTATTAGAATTTACTCATCCCTCTAGCGTATAAGTTTGCATAAACTACATTATACAACCAAAGGTATTATTGAATTTTAGACGGACATATTTGATAAATCCCGAGATTAACGAATTTTAATACAGGAAATCGATTCTGTCCGGGACGCCTTCATACTTTTCGGATGGCCTGAATGGCCGGAAGGGACACGGTCGTCGGGTGTCGCCCGCCTTAGCCGGGTCACGTTGATCCCCGCACCGTCGGGGAGGGGCTCAAAGAAGCAGCAGATGATATCTGAAGATTAAGTTTCACTAATCCAAGAGCAATGAGCGAATATTAACTTCAAATATTTGCTTTCCGGGGAGACAGTACTGATACGACAACCAACTGAAGGAGAAATGCATGAGGAGATCTGCGATGCCCGGATCGCTCCGTCGCCCCCGCCGGAGGATGCAATGAAGACGCTGCTTCTCGTCGGCACCCTGGTGTCGTTGGCGCTTCCGCTGTCATCATCCCTGGCCTGGGCCGACGCGGCCGACAGGGACTTCCCGGACAATCCCATCCTTGCCGAGCAATATTACTACAGCCACAAGGCGGCGCTCGCCGCGGCCGCCGCGGCACGGACGCCCGCCCGCAGCACCGGCCTGGTCCACAAGCCGTATCGGCATAGCTGCTCGTGCCGCCCGCGATAGGCGCGCCGTTCGAAGTACCCCCTGCGCGCCGCGCGGCGGCACGGCCTCGATACCGCGAAATCCACTCGTCAGAAAGGTAAGTTCATGAAGACCATTTTTTGCAGCGCCCTCATCGTTTTCGGATGCGCCCTCCCTCTCTCCCCGGCCTTCGCGATCAGCAACAGTCCGCAGGGCGCCGTCATCGTCGGCGGCGGCGAGGCGCCGTGGTTCGGCAGCGATACCGCGAGCGAGCCGAGCCAGGCGCGCTTTCTCTCCGGCGATCAGTCCTCCGACATGCCGGCTGTCCACCACAGGCGCGTCCCAGTGCGCCATCATATCGTGTGCGACCGGTGATCCCCGGATGACGCGCTCGTTGCCGCCTTGACCGCGGCTTTCCCATAGGCGCCGGCTCGTCCGAACCACGGTCGGTGCCATTGCGATGCCCACGCTTCAGCGAGCGTGGGCATCTGCATTTGGAGGAGAAGGAAGGCGGCCGATGGCGCGTCGGCGCCGGGAAGGTCCCGGCGCCAGCCTTCTCGCAAGGCATCAGAAGGGATAGTATCGCAGGCTGGTCATGACGATGTTGTCGTCGGCCTTCGGCGTGCCGCCGACACCGGCGAACCCCGTCCGTTCGGTGAAGGAATATTGCAGGCCGGCCCGCATCATGCCGAAATTGCCCTTGTAGAGGGTATCCCACAGCCCGATCGTCGCCTGTGCCACGGATTTGGTGTTGCCGACGCAGGTGGCCGTCGACAACTCGTCGAAGCAGCCTGAATTGATCGAGGCGGGATTGCCGAAGCCGAAGCCGGAGGCGGAGCCGGGGGTGAATTTCGCGCGGGCGATTTCCTCGCCGGCATAGGCGTAGACGTCGAGCGTCGGCAGGGGATGCACGATCAAACCCGCGAGCAGCTGCGTCTCGCTGATCGGCATCAGGGCCCCCGTGTTCGCGTTATAGGTCACATCCGGAAGGCCGCTTGTTCCGTAGCGGCCGATGCCGCTGCCCGTCAGGCCCGAGAATTGGACGTCCACCAGCTTCGGCAGCACTTCGGCCGTCACGCCGAAGCCAACGCCGCCGCCGAACACGTCGTGATTGCCTCCCGTACCGGCCACGCCGTCGGTGCGGTCGTAGAAATCACGCAGGAGGCCATAGGCCTCGAAATGCAGTTTGCGTCCGTCGATGACGGGATCGTAGGAAACCTTGCCCACGAAGTCCGGCACCCGGTTGGTCGATTGTGCGTTGCAGGCATTGAAGTTGCTGGCGCCCGAGGGATTGACGGACGACGATCCACCGCATCCGTTCAGCGAGGTCGCCACGACGCCCGCGCCGGCCGGAGCCGTGCCGGAGAAGGTCGTCTGCGCGTTTTCCGCGGAGAAGCCGACGGCGAGATCGGGGCCGAAATTCTTGACGACGCGGATCTGGGCCTGGCGTGCCCATGTGAAGCCGGGAACGTATTGGGCGTCGATGGTCAGCGGGATCTGCTCCTGCCGGGGCACCATTCCGGGGCTCAGCGTCGTCAGCGACCAGGTCTGGCCCGCCAGCACGTGCAGTCCCCAGTCCGACTGATCCCAGGCAGCGTAGAGGTGGCGAATGCGGGGATTGTAGGAATTGGATTCGTTCGAATTGGCGGTCTGCGCGGCGCCGAGGAAATCGAACTCGCCATAGCCGGACAGTGTCGTCGCCGGATCGATCTGGCCCTGCGCAAGGAGCGAGAGCCGGCTCTGGCGTGCCGAAAGGCGCGTCTCCTCGGTGTGTCCGATCTTGTTGTTGCCAAAGGGAATGGAATTCCAGGGCGATGCGACGTCGGATTCGAGACTGCGGCCGCGGTTGAAGCCTTCGAGGGCGAAGAAGCCGCCGGGCGTGATGGTGAGGCCTCGATAGCAGAAGGAGCCGGGCAGGCAATTGGGCGAGGCGGCCCGGGCCTGGGTTGCACCCTGGTTCGCCGCTTGGGCCGCCGCAGGCGACCCCGCCTTCCTCGCATCCCGCGCCGCGATTTCCCGGCTGGCCTTCGCCTCCCGGTCGACCTTCCGCTCCAGCTTGTTCAACTGGGCCTTGAGGAGCTTGATCTCGCTTGCCGTGTTGTCGTCGGCCCGGGCCGAAAGGGAAGACGAAGCAGCCAGACCGGCTGACGCAATAAGATATATTGCCGCCATTCTATAGATGGAATTCATGTTCATTCTCTTAAACATCGCTGTCGAGAATGGCTGAAATATCGATACAGAATGACATTCATGCAACAACAGTAGTCATTCGGCGTATGTAAATATTAAAAATAACTCATTTAGTAAGATTAAATTCCACTCATATTCCAATATGAGCGTTTATTAATTCAGATTCTGCGCGACTTCGATCTAGCTAAGCAGGGATATAGTTTCATTCCTTCATGAAGGGGCGGGGTGTCTCCGCTCGCCGTGCTTTGACCGGGCCGAGTTCCACAAGGTCCCCTGGCGCGCCGTCGAAGGCGAACGCCGGTACGTCGGGGCGCGCGAGCGATGCCTGCCGCCAACCCGCGAGGCGGAAAATGGGATTCAAGAACCCCACTTTGGTCCAGATCGACTGGAATAAGTTCGGACACGATATCCGCAGCCGGCGCGAAGGCAGCAACCTGACCGTCCGGCAGCTTCAGAAGCTGACCGGCGTGTCCTACGGCACGATCGCGCGCATCGAGCGCGCCGATTGTCCTTGCGGTGCCGACGTCTTCATCACGCTGGCCCTGTGGATAGGCAGCGATCCGCAGGCCTATCTCCTGTATCCGACCAGCCGGCGCTCCTGGCCGTCGGCGGCTTCGTCCGCGAGGCCCTCGGCCGGCTGACGGCCGAAGCGACGCGCGAGGGCGGGACCGCCCTCGCGGGGGGATGGCGCGGCCGGCTCAGACGATCATCCGGTAGGCGGGCAGCGTGAGGAAATCGGCGAAGTCGGGCGCCAGGGAGAGCTGCTTGAACAGCTTCGCCGCGTCGGGGAAGCGGCCGCCGGCGAAAGCGTCTTCTCCGACCTCCTTGCGCACCCGGGCCATTTCCTCGTCGAAGACCGTTTCGAACCAGGCCGGCGTCACCTTGATGCCGCCCTCCAGCGTCACGCCGTACCGGACGAACTGCCAGATCTGCGCGCGGGAGATCTCCGCGGTGGCGGCGTCCTCCATCAGGTTGTAGATCGGCACCGCGCCGCGTCCGCGCAGCCAGGCTTCCATATATTGGACGCCGACCCGGATGTTCTCGCGCAGGCCCGCCTCGGTCCGCGTGCCCTCATGCACCTCGAGCAGTTCGGCCCGGCCGACATCGACGTCCTCGCGCTTGTTGTCGAGCTGGTTCTTGCCGGGCATCAGCCGGTCGAACACGTCCATCGCCACCGGCACCAGGTCGGGATGGGCGACCCAGGTGCCGTCATGGCCGTCGCCGGCCTCGCGCTCCTTGTCGGCCCGGACCTTGGCGAAGGCGGCCTCGTTGGCGGCGGGATTGTTCTTCACCGGGATCTGCGCCGCCATGCCGCCCATGGCGAAAGCGCCGCGCCGGTGGCAGGTCTTGATCAGCAGCAGGCTGTAGGCGCGCAGGAACGCCTTGCCCATCACCACCTGGCTGCGGTCCGGCAGGATATAGGCCTCGTTGCGGGCGAGCTTCTTGATGAAGGAGAAGATATAGTCCCAGCGCCCGCAATTGAGACCCGCCATGTGGGCGCGCAATTCGTAGAGGATCTCGTCCATCTCGAAGGCGGCGGGCAGCGTCTCGATCAGCACGGTGGCCTTGATCGTGCCCTGGGCAATGCCGAGGCTCTCCTGGGCATGGACGAACACCTCGTTCCACAGCCGCGCCTCGCGATGGCTCTCGAGCTTGGGCAGATAGAAATAGGGGCCCGTTCCCTGCTCGACCTGCGCCTTGGCGTTGTGGAAGAAATACAGGCCGAAATCGAACAGGGAGCCCGACACGGGCTCGCCGTCGACGCTCACATGCGCCTCGTCGAGATGCCAGCCGCGCGGGCGCACGATCAGCACGGCGGGGTTCGGCCTCACCGCATAGGCCTTGCCCGAAACCTTGTCGGTGAAGTCGATCCTGCCGGCCCAGCGATCCCGCAGATTGATCTGCCCGTCGATGCAGTTGGACCAGGTCGGTGAGTTGGCGTCCTCGAAATCCGCCATGAACACCTTGGCGCCGGAATTCAGCGCGTTGACGATCATCCTGCGGTCGACGGGGCCCGTGATCTCGACCCGGCGGTCGAGCAGGTCGGCGGGCAGCGGCGCGACGCGCCAGTCGCCGTCCCGGATCTCCTTGGTCTCGGGCAGGAAGTCCGGCGTCTCCCCCGCGTCGAAGCGCTTCTGCCGTTCGGCGCGCGCGGCCAGCAGCGACAGCCTCGTCTTGTTGAAGCGCCGGTGCAGGTCGACGACGAACCCATAGGCTTCCGGCGTCAGGATTTCGTCGTAGCGGTCGCCCATCACGCCCGAGACGGCGAGACCGGCAGGAAGGGAGGCGGACATGAAGAACTCCGTATCGATGGCTATGAAATATCGAGGAAATGGGTTGGAGCAAACGGGCGAGCGCGCGGCAAGGATGGTGAAACGGCCTGGATCAGACCTTCTCGGCGACTCCCCGCGCTTGTTGCAGGGGTTTGGGCATCGGCCCGCCGGTGGCCCAGTCGAGCAGTTCGACGGTATGGACGACGGGTGTGGCCGTGCCCTGCGCGAGCTGCGTCATGCAGCCGATATTCCCGGCCGCGATGATGTCGGGGCCGGTCGCCTCGATATTCTTCAGCTTGCGTTCGCGCAGCCGGGCGGAGATCGCCGGCTGCAGCATGTTGTAGGTGCCGGCGGACCCGCAGCAAAGATGCCCCTCGGCCGGCTCCTTCACGGTGAATCCGGCCCGGGCGAGCAGCGTCTTCGGGGCGGAGCGCACCTGCTGGCCGTGCTGGAGCGAGCAGGCGGAATGGTAGGTCACCGTCTGTCCGGTCTGCCGCGTCGCGGGCAAGGGCGGCAGGCCGTCGAGATATTCGCTGATGTCCCTGGCGATGGCCGAGACCGCGGCCGCCTTTTCGGCATAGGCCGGATCCTCGCGCAGCATGAAGCCGTAATCCTTGATGGTGGTGCCGCAGCCCGAGGTCGTCACCAGGATGGCGTCGAGGCCGTTTGCCTGTTCCGCCGTCCAGGCGTCG encodes the following:
- a CDS encoding porin yields the protein MRSKAVLLGAAASLATACAAHAADLPMEKAAPAEYVKVCSQFGPEFFYIPGTDTCLKISGNIRADYGFNTATNSNRQAGQSNRATNQTAFQGRFQLGFDARTDTDYGLLRSFILIDVLTGTTGSQQWQTGFNSTASSTFYVDKAYIQFGGLTAGYAESFYSFYDNYFGDTYFAPYFGSGIFTQNLLAYTAQFGGGLSATVSMEDPGSGRGGFGGADGALVNGGTKMPNFVANVLYDSAWGKAQVMGAIHEADALGLSSGETKYGYAFGAGLSVNLPVMTGAYVALEGDYGNGASAFTGVRNNQFSPAGAPNAYDADIVAGGGTKTTTSWALTGEAGVNLTPQLKAMIFGSYGRYNAPSGALDDGDFTSYVAGGQLEYEIVKNMSIGAEVSYVGTNAKGLAQVMLADGEELAKQKTNALVAGVRLKRTF
- a CDS encoding helix-turn-helix domain-containing protein: MGFKNPTLVQIDWNKFGHDIRSRREGSNLTVRQLQKLTGVSYGTIARIERADCPCGADVFITLALWIGSDPQAYLLYPTSRRSWPSAASSARPSAG
- the aceB gene encoding malate synthase A, giving the protein MSASLPAGLAVSGVMGDRYDEILTPEAYGFVVDLHRRFNKTRLSLLAARAERQKRFDAGETPDFLPETKEIRDGDWRVAPLPADLLDRRVEITGPVDRRMIVNALNSGAKVFMADFEDANSPTWSNCIDGQINLRDRWAGRIDFTDKVSGKAYAVRPNPAVLIVRPRGWHLDEAHVSVDGEPVSGSLFDFGLYFFHNAKAQVEQGTGPYFYLPKLESHREARLWNEVFVHAQESLGIAQGTIKATVLIETLPAAFEMDEILYELRAHMAGLNCGRWDYIFSFIKKLARNEAYILPDRSQVVMGKAFLRAYSLLLIKTCHRRGAFAMGGMAAQIPVKNNPAANEAAFAKVRADKEREAGDGHDGTWVAHPDLVPVAMDVFDRLMPGKNQLDNKREDVDVGRAELLEVHEGTRTEAGLRENIRVGVQYMEAWLRGRGAVPIYNLMEDAATAEISRAQIWQFVRYGVTLEGGIKVTPAWFETVFDEEMARVRKEVGEDAFAGGRFPDAAKLFKQLSLAPDFADFLTLPAYRMIV